A window from Enterocloster bolteae encodes these proteins:
- a CDS encoding helix-turn-helix transcriptional regulator, with protein sequence MEIKINDYYEPDHFRAISEDNYNISRTCEYEKNEMHHIHNTSEILLVEDGAADYYISGRKYHVEPYDILVIGAMEHHLRRIDRLPFSRYGFTAKPTYYRSIILDHDLQKVFGTPPPDVFVQNYKNVDRAVFGHLIDMLCYLKEEGEVHKPFRTQIQRTIITQIAVLLFRVFRFERSESGISPSNARMLEIKEYIDVHFNEELNLNMLGEKFFLHPTTISKDFTKYCGYNLNKYINTVRVCEAASLLENSSDSVAVIAERCGYDSVNTFLRQFKSIMDVSPLQYRKSAHEWWETSRRCRRK encoded by the coding sequence ATGGAGATTAAGATTAATGATTACTATGAGCCGGACCATTTCCGGGCAATCAGTGAGGATAATTATAATATTTCACGGACCTGTGAATATGAGAAGAACGAGATGCACCACATCCATAATACCAGTGAGATTCTCCTGGTGGAGGACGGGGCTGCGGACTACTATATCTCAGGCAGGAAGTACCATGTGGAGCCCTATGATATTCTGGTCATAGGTGCCATGGAACACCATCTGAGGCGGATTGACAGGCTGCCGTTTTCAAGATACGGCTTCACAGCCAAACCAACCTACTATAGAAGTATTATCTTGGACCATGACCTGCAGAAGGTATTTGGTACGCCCCCGCCGGATGTGTTTGTCCAAAATTATAAAAATGTGGACCGGGCGGTGTTTGGACATCTGATCGATATGCTGTGCTATTTAAAGGAGGAGGGCGAGGTGCATAAGCCCTTCCGTACCCAGATTCAGCGGACCATTATCACCCAGATAGCAGTGCTGCTGTTTCGAGTCTTCCGGTTTGAGCGGAGTGAGTCGGGTATCTCGCCTTCCAATGCCAGGATGCTGGAGATTAAGGAATACATTGATGTTCATTTTAATGAGGAGCTGAACCTGAATATGCTGGGTGAAAAATTTTTTCTTCACCCAACAACCATCAGCAAGGATTTCACCAAGTATTGCGGATACAACTTAAACAAGTACATCAATACGGTGAGGGTCTGCGAGGCTGCCAGTTTATTGGAAAATAGTAGTGATAGCGTGGCAGTGATAGCGGAGAGATGCGGTTATGACAGCGTAAACACATTTTTAAGGCAATTTAAATCAATTATGGACGTTTCTCCCCTTCAATACCGTAAATCTGCACATGAATGGTGGGAAACAAGCAGACGATGCAGAAGAAAGTAG
- a CDS encoding PTS fructose transporter subunit IIABC encodes MRITELLKKESIELGVKVSDKEEAVDRLVSLMDAGGRLKDTAGYKEGILAREALGSTAIGEGIAIPHAKVEAVKEPGLAAMVVPEGVDYDAFDGSLANLLFMIAAPAEGADVHLEALSRLSTLLMNPGFKEGLMGAADKDEFLRIIDEAETERFGAPEGEAAKDAKADAEAGASSGYRVLAVTACPTGIAHTYMAAENLENTGKKLGIALKAETDGSGGAQNVLTREEIAAADAIIIAADKNVEMARFDGKPVIMVPVADGIHKAEELIKRAVDGTVPVYHHTGAAGGESVSEGNDSIGRTIYKHLMNGVSHMLPFVIGGGILIALAFLFDDYSINPANFGKNTPLAAYLKTVGEQAFGMMLPILAGFIAMSIADRPGLAVGLVAGLIAKMGSTFVNPAGGDVNAGFLGALFAGFVGGYIVVGLRKLFSKLPKSLEGIKPVLLYPVIGIFLAAVVTTFINPYMGMINDGLTHFLNGMGGTSRIVLGMVLGGMMSIDMGGPFNKAAYVFGTAQLAEGNFEVMAAVMAGGMVPPIAIALCTTFFKSKFTEKERQSGIVNYIMGLSFITEGAIPFAAQDPLRVIPSCIIGSAIAGGLSMAFGCTLRAPHGGIFVLPTIGNHLMYLAAVVAGAAAGCVILGMLKKNAAQ; translated from the coding sequence ATGCGGATTACAGAGTTATTAAAAAAAGAGAGTATTGAACTGGGCGTAAAGGTTTCAGATAAGGAGGAGGCCGTGGACAGGCTGGTATCCCTGATGGATGCCGGAGGAAGGCTTAAGGACACCGCCGGATATAAGGAGGGCATACTGGCAAGAGAAGCCTTGGGCAGCACGGCCATCGGTGAGGGAATTGCCATTCCGCACGCAAAGGTAGAGGCGGTAAAGGAGCCCGGACTGGCGGCCATGGTGGTTCCAGAGGGCGTTGATTACGACGCGTTTGACGGCTCCCTGGCCAACCTTCTGTTTATGATTGCGGCGCCTGCTGAGGGAGCAGACGTACACCTGGAGGCATTATCCCGCCTGTCAACCCTGCTTATGAATCCCGGATTCAAGGAAGGGCTTATGGGGGCAGCGGATAAGGATGAATTTTTACGCATCATAGATGAGGCAGAGACAGAGCGTTTTGGAGCGCCTGAGGGAGAGGCGGCCAAGGATGCAAAGGCGGATGCAGAAGCAGGCGCCTCCTCCGGTTACCGTGTTCTGGCGGTTACGGCCTGTCCCACCGGCATTGCCCACACCTACATGGCGGCTGAGAACCTGGAGAATACGGGAAAGAAGCTGGGAATTGCCCTGAAAGCTGAGACCGACGGTTCCGGCGGAGCCCAGAATGTGCTCACAAGGGAAGAAATTGCAGCGGCGGATGCCATTATCATTGCAGCGGATAAGAACGTGGAGATGGCCAGATTTGACGGAAAGCCTGTTATCATGGTCCCTGTGGCCGACGGCATCCACAAGGCCGAGGAACTGATCAAACGGGCTGTGGACGGCACGGTGCCGGTATACCATCACACAGGAGCCGCGGGGGGAGAGTCCGTGTCGGAAGGCAATGACAGCATTGGGAGGACCATATACAAGCACCTGATGAACGGCGTATCCCACATGCTTCCCTTTGTTATCGGCGGAGGTATCCTGATCGCCCTGGCATTCCTGTTTGACGATTATTCCATCAATCCGGCCAACTTCGGTAAGAATACGCCTCTGGCAGCCTATCTTAAGACCGTGGGCGAGCAGGCATTCGGAATGATGCTTCCTATCCTGGCCGGCTTCATCGCCATGAGTATCGCGGACCGTCCCGGCCTGGCAGTGGGCCTGGTGGCAGGACTGATTGCCAAGATGGGATCCACCTTTGTCAACCCGGCAGGCGGCGATGTGAACGCAGGATTTCTGGGCGCTCTGTTTGCAGGTTTTGTAGGCGGATATATTGTGGTGGGCTTAAGGAAGCTTTTCTCAAAGCTGCCAAAGTCGCTGGAAGGCATCAAGCCGGTGCTTCTCTATCCGGTTATCGGTATCTTCCTGGCAGCAGTGGTAACCACATTCATCAACCCATATATGGGTATGATTAACGATGGCCTCACCCACTTCCTGAACGGAATGGGCGGCACCAGCCGGATTGTGCTGGGGATGGTATTAGGCGGCATGATGTCCATTGATATGGGCGGTCCGTTTAACAAGGCAGCGTATGTGTTCGGAACCGCACAGCTGGCAGAGGGCAACTTTGAGGTCATGGCCGCTGTCATGGCAGGCGGTATGGTGCCTCCTATTGCCATTGCCCTGTGCACCACTTTCTTTAAGAGCAAGTTTACGGAAAAGGAGCGCCAGTCCGGTATTGTCAATTATATAATGGGCCTGTCCTTTATCACAGAGGGAGCCATTCCCTTTGCGGCCCAGGATCCGCTGCGCGTGATTCCTTCCTGTATCATCGGTTCTGCGATTGCAGGAGGGCTTTCCATGGCATTTGGCTGCACCCTCAGGGCGCCTCATGGAGGTATCTTCGTCCTTCCCACCATTGGAAATCACCTTATGTATCTGGCTGCGGTGGTTGCGGGAGCAGCGGCCGGATGCGTGATTCTGGGGATGCTTAAGAAAAACGCGGCGCAATAG
- a CDS encoding sce7726 family protein, whose amino-acid sequence MLYDKDIREPLFDFLEEMYGKIRILEEKQIGKSRADIVMVLPDLVAGIEIKSDADTYARLKRQVKDYDQFYDRNYVAAGSSHALHIEEHVPEWWGIITVEQVAGQADFYLLREARPNPGVNLRKKLSILWRPELAHIQELNDMPKYKEKSKQFVIDKIAEKIPEEILSKQISGALFERDYNEIEHVIQEFKKTRTAGTMKGRAGRTRKGRRS is encoded by the coding sequence ATGCTCTACGATAAGGATATACGGGAGCCTCTCTTTGATTTTCTGGAGGAGATGTACGGAAAAATACGTATTCTGGAAGAAAAACAGATAGGAAAATCCAGGGCGGATATCGTCATGGTTCTGCCGGATCTGGTGGCAGGTATCGAAATTAAGAGTGACGCCGACACCTATGCCCGTCTGAAACGCCAGGTAAAAGACTATGACCAGTTTTACGACAGGAATTATGTGGCGGCCGGCTCCAGCCATGCCCTGCACATCGAAGAACATGTCCCTGAATGGTGGGGAATCATCACCGTGGAGCAGGTGGCCGGACAGGCGGACTTTTATCTTCTCAGGGAGGCCAGGCCAAATCCCGGGGTAAATCTCAGGAAAAAGCTCAGTATCCTCTGGCGGCCGGAGCTGGCCCATATCCAGGAATTGAACGATATGCCTAAATACAAGGAAAAGAGCAAGCAATTCGTCATTGATAAAATCGCAGAAAAGATACCTGAAGAAATACTGTCAAAGCAGATAAGCGGCGCCCTGTTTGAACGGGATTATAACGAAATTGAACATGTGATACAGGAATTTAAAAAGACCCGGACCGCTGGCACCATGAAAGGGCGCGCCGGGCGCACCCGAAAAGGCAGACGTTCATGA
- a CDS encoding carbohydrate ABC transporter permease, producing the protein MSKVKTKGTAGKIKYQNDGYLFAFPIVFMLAALIIYPMAYGFYISFFNTNLVTKWKFVGFKYYIEAFTDPSFYKSVLLTFEFMIFVVIGHFVLGFILATLLNREFRGRTVFRVIFMLPWLFPEAVIALLFTWIMNPMYGVLNDMLKSLGIISANISWLGSKELAFPSVVFTCIWKGFPLVMTMILAGLQSISKDLYEAAVIDGANKWDSFRYITLPSLKPILTTVIILDSVWWFKQYTQVFTMTAGGPGTATNLISLSIYGTAFNDLRFGKGAAWGILVFIICYLINSVYKVVLKDE; encoded by the coding sequence ATGTCTAAGGTAAAAACAAAAGGAACCGCGGGTAAAATCAAATACCAGAATGACGGATACTTATTTGCATTCCCCATTGTATTCATGCTGGCAGCCCTTATTATATATCCCATGGCCTATGGCTTTTATATCAGCTTCTTCAATACTAACCTGGTGACTAAGTGGAAATTCGTAGGCTTCAAATACTATATAGAGGCGTTTACAGATCCGTCTTTCTATAAATCGGTGCTGCTTACGTTTGAGTTCATGATATTTGTGGTAATCGGGCATTTTGTCCTGGGTTTCATCCTGGCAACCTTGCTAAACAGGGAGTTCAGGGGAAGGACTGTATTCAGGGTCATTTTTATGCTCCCATGGCTTTTTCCGGAAGCTGTCATAGCCCTTTTGTTTACCTGGATCATGAATCCCATGTATGGTGTACTAAACGATATGCTGAAGTCACTGGGTATCATTTCAGCCAACATATCCTGGCTGGGCAGCAAGGAACTGGCGTTTCCGTCCGTGGTGTTCACTTGTATATGGAAGGGATTTCCTCTGGTCATGACCATGATACTGGCCGGACTCCAGAGCATCTCCAAGGACCTGTATGAGGCGGCGGTGATTGACGGGGCAAATAAGTGGGACAGCTTCCGCTACATCACCCTGCCTTCCCTAAAGCCTATTCTGACAACGGTGATTATCCTGGACAGCGTGTGGTGGTTCAAGCAGTATACCCAGGTCTTTACCATGACAGCGGGCGGGCCGGGCACAGCCACAAACCTGATCAGCCTGAGCATATACGGAACCGCATTCAATGACCTGAGATTCGGTAAAGGAGCAGCATGGGGAATCCTGGTTTTCATTATCTGTTATCTCATAAACTCTGTGTATAAGGTGGTGCTGAAGGATGAATAA
- a CDS encoding ABC transporter substrate-binding protein → MKRRFLSAMLSVVMAASLVTGCAGSSSGTADTKAEEVKAGDTKDNGGTGTGNKDTQAASGEQVTLTVMDGYAPEDPHGQYIYQYAEEFMKENPDIKVEIQAIASGDIYTKLAAMATSPDDLPTMFFTSADQVPTLYDLGLTEDLNNWMDKEAIDGLANGVMDACTIDGQMTYYPVAVQPQAVIYRMDRFEEAGLKVPATWDEFVDCAKALTKDTDGDGQVDQWGFSMVGSNNSSGQSRFMSYLWSNGYELAYQEDGSDEWKTDITTDPAFVDVFSKWTDMNNVEGVVPTGITEVDYPTAANYFAMGYTSMFLTGPNALGVAYANNPELKGKLGSFKLPGEYSGTMLGAEGYAITAKSTDAEKAAAAKYLAFFTSHDKDMKFWESSGKIPSTTEGQKVSYITGDDYAGFLKQIEDGCRPTLAFAGISGLKSALGDAYAAVFSNEKTNDQAAEQLVKDLDQLLEDYN, encoded by the coding sequence ATGAAAAGAAGATTCTTATCAGCAATGCTTTCCGTAGTGATGGCGGCATCCCTTGTGACAGGATGCGCAGGCTCATCATCCGGCACGGCAGATACAAAGGCAGAGGAAGTAAAGGCAGGGGACACAAAGGATAATGGCGGTACCGGGACGGGAAATAAGGATACACAGGCCGCGTCCGGAGAACAGGTTACTTTGACCGTCATGGACGGATATGCGCCTGAGGATCCTCATGGCCAGTACATATATCAGTACGCAGAGGAATTTATGAAGGAAAATCCGGACATTAAGGTGGAAATCCAGGCCATTGCCTCCGGTGATATTTATACAAAGCTGGCAGCCATGGCAACCTCCCCGGATGACCTTCCCACCATGTTCTTCACATCTGCTGACCAGGTGCCCACCCTTTATGACCTGGGTTTGACAGAGGACCTTAACAACTGGATGGACAAGGAAGCTATTGACGGCCTGGCAAACGGCGTTATGGATGCCTGCACCATTGACGGGCAGATGACCTATTATCCGGTGGCCGTACAGCCGCAGGCCGTTATCTACCGGATGGATCGTTTTGAGGAAGCTGGGCTTAAAGTGCCTGCCACATGGGATGAGTTTGTGGACTGTGCAAAGGCGCTGACAAAGGATACGGACGGGGACGGACAGGTGGACCAGTGGGGATTCTCCATGGTAGGCTCCAATAATTCCTCAGGGCAGAGCCGTTTTATGTCCTATCTCTGGAGCAATGGATATGAGCTTGCTTACCAGGAGGATGGATCGGATGAGTGGAAGACAGATATTACCACAGACCCGGCATTCGTGGATGTATTTTCTAAGTGGACAGATATGAACAATGTGGAGGGTGTGGTTCCAACCGGTATCACAGAGGTGGATTATCCCACAGCGGCAAACTACTTTGCCATGGGCTATACCAGCATGTTCCTTACCGGACCAAATGCCCTGGGCGTTGCTTATGCCAACAATCCTGAGTTAAAAGGAAAGCTTGGTTCTTTTAAACTCCCCGGAGAGTATTCAGGCACTATGCTGGGAGCTGAGGGATATGCTATTACCGCCAAATCAACTGACGCAGAGAAGGCAGCTGCCGCCAAATACCTGGCATTCTTTACCTCCCACGATAAGGATATGAAGTTCTGGGAGTCCAGCGGCAAGATTCCGTCCACCACCGAAGGACAGAAGGTTTCCTATATAACAGGAGATGATTATGCAGGTTTCTTAAAGCAGATTGAGGACGGCTGCCGTCCGACCCTGGCTTTTGCGGGAATCAGCGGACTTAAGAGCGCCCTGGGCGATGCCTATGCAGCTGTATTCAGCAACGAGAAAACAAACGACCAGGCAGCGGAACAGCTGGTAAAGGATCTTGATCAGCTCCTGGAAGATTACAATTAA
- a CDS encoding carbohydrate ABC transporter permease: MNKMKSKRRMEQVLCYVVLILLALMVLVPVLWMISTAFKTEAQTYSPKPQWIPDPISLESFRKFFTTYNFGRMTLNSLVTCIFAMIICITCACLAGYGVTRFQFKGKKQLMDFLLVTQMFPSVMLVVPFYAVLSKYHMTNKLIGLIIVYAATNVAFSTWMLVSYFKTVPIELDEAARVDGASSFRIFWNIILPLIVPGIAAVAIFVLFSGWNEYMYSSVLISNDQLKTLTVGIISLNSQYQIKWNDLMAASTVSSLPLVVLFICFQKYFIAGMTGGAVKS, from the coding sequence ATGAATAAAATGAAGTCGAAACGCAGAATGGAACAAGTGCTCTGTTATGTGGTACTGATTCTGCTGGCCCTTATGGTGCTGGTGCCTGTTCTCTGGATGATTTCCACTGCCTTCAAGACAGAGGCCCAGACCTACTCGCCTAAACCCCAGTGGATACCGGACCCAATCAGCCTGGAGTCCTTCCGCAAATTCTTCACTACCTACAATTTCGGAAGAATGACCCTTAACAGCCTGGTAACATGTATCTTTGCCATGATTATCTGTATTACATGTGCATGTCTGGCCGGCTACGGGGTGACCAGATTCCAGTTTAAGGGTAAAAAACAGCTGATGGATTTCCTTCTGGTAACCCAGATGTTTCCCAGCGTCATGCTGGTGGTACCGTTCTATGCGGTGCTTTCCAAATACCATATGACCAACAAGCTGATTGGGCTTATCATTGTATATGCAGCCACCAATGTGGCCTTCAGCACATGGATGCTGGTTTCCTACTTTAAGACAGTACCCATTGAGCTGGACGAGGCGGCCAGGGTGGACGGGGCATCCAGCTTCCGGATTTTTTGGAACATCATACTGCCCCTGATAGTGCCGGGCATTGCAGCAGTTGCCATATTTGTCCTGTTCAGCGGATGGAATGAGTATATGTACTCCTCAGTCCTGATTTCCAACGACCAGTTGAAGACATTGACCGTGGGCATCATTTCCCTGAATTCCCAGTACCAGATTAAATGGAATGATCTGATGGCTGCTTCCACTGTGTCCAGCCTGCCGCTGGTGGTTCTCTTTATATGCTTCCAGAAGTATTTTATTGCAGGCATGACAGGCGGGGCAGTTAAGAGCTGA
- a CDS encoding D-galactonate dehydratase: protein MDNITIRDIKVFVTAPRGINLVIVKVETSEPELFGYGCATFTWRHKAVVTAIEEYLCPMLKGRSVHNIEDIWQTMMGSSYWRNGPILNNAISGVDEALWDIKGKLAGMPLYSLLGGKAREGVTVYRHADGGCLEEVKECISRYIEEGYRHIRCHMGTYGGNFDGRRQQMVKPEGAPEGAYFHPKMYMDSVIRLFEQVRKDFGWELEVMHDVHERLSLADTLAFTKELEPFKLFFLEDSLAPDQVGYYKYMREQTAVPFAMGELFTNPAEWKTIIQNQWIDFIRVHLSDIGGITPAVKLAHFCDAYGVRTAWHGPNDLSPIGMCAQMHLDLNSHNFGIQEFSGFTQEEEAVFPGCPKIRDGYAYVDDTPGIGVGFDEKEAAKYPAVDMDHSWLFARLPDGTAVRP from the coding sequence ATGGATAACATAACAATTCGGGATATAAAAGTATTTGTGACAGCGCCAAGGGGAATTAATCTGGTCATTGTCAAGGTAGAGACATCGGAACCCGAACTCTTTGGATACGGATGCGCTACCTTTACATGGAGGCACAAGGCTGTGGTTACAGCCATCGAGGAATATCTCTGCCCTATGTTAAAGGGAAGGAGCGTACATAATATAGAGGATATCTGGCAGACCATGATGGGAAGCTCTTACTGGCGCAATGGTCCAATCCTCAACAATGCAATATCAGGAGTAGATGAGGCCCTGTGGGACATCAAGGGAAAGCTGGCCGGTATGCCGCTCTACAGCCTGCTTGGCGGAAAGGCCAGGGAAGGCGTGACGGTTTACCGCCATGCAGACGGAGGATGCCTGGAAGAGGTAAAAGAGTGCATCAGCCGATATATTGAGGAAGGATACCGGCACATCCGCTGTCATATGGGGACCTACGGCGGGAACTTCGACGGCAGGCGCCAGCAGATGGTAAAACCGGAGGGGGCACCGGAAGGCGCGTATTTCCATCCGAAAATGTATATGGACAGTGTAATCCGCCTGTTTGAGCAGGTGAGGAAGGATTTTGGATGGGAGCTTGAGGTCATGCACGATGTTCATGAGCGGTTATCACTGGCAGACACCCTTGCTTTTACAAAGGAACTGGAACCATTTAAGCTGTTTTTCCTGGAGGATTCTCTGGCTCCTGACCAGGTAGGGTATTATAAGTATATGAGGGAGCAGACAGCTGTGCCCTTTGCCATGGGAGAGCTGTTTACCAATCCGGCTGAGTGGAAAACCATTATCCAAAACCAGTGGATTGATTTCATAAGGGTGCACTTAAGCGATATAGGAGGTATAACCCCTGCTGTAAAGCTGGCTCATTTCTGCGATGCATACGGCGTGCGGACCGCATGGCACGGTCCCAATGATCTGTCACCGATTGGAATGTGCGCGCAGATGCATCTGGACCTGAACAGCCATAACTTTGGAATACAGGAGTTCTCCGGTTTTACCCAGGAGGAAGAGGCTGTATTCCCGGGCTGCCCGAAAATCAGGGATGGGTACGCATATGTGGACGACACACCAGGCATTGGTGTTGGCTTTGATGAGAAGGAAGCCGCCAAATATCCGGCAGTGGATATGGATCACAGCTGGCTGTTTGCAAGACTGCCTGACGGGACGGCTGTAAGGCCGTAG
- a CDS encoding MurR/RpiR family transcriptional regulator has product MGETRSALGVICSSYDEFFEAEKKIADYMMEHKAEVVDMTVGELARASGTSDATVSRFCRRCGFKGFHSLKLALAREVLEEEQMDRNVSNDIDRGDLRQSLQNILANKVAELTETVNMMDPANLEHILDRLEHARMVQLAAVGNTIPVALDGAFKFNQLGIPAVAGDIWETQTAYTFNLGQEDVVMVISNSGSSKRLQTLAEGAKENGCTVILITNNGNSPLARICDYKIVTATREKLLTEEFWFSRVTATAVMEILYLLLRAGMKGSMEHIRRHEKAISPDKK; this is encoded by the coding sequence ATGGGAGAGACACGAAGCGCGTTGGGAGTCATCTGCTCCTCCTATGACGAATTTTTTGAAGCAGAGAAAAAGATAGCGGATTACATGATGGAGCATAAGGCGGAAGTGGTGGATATGACGGTGGGCGAGCTGGCCAGGGCCAGCGGGACCAGCGACGCCACTGTATCCCGGTTTTGCAGGCGGTGCGGCTTCAAAGGATTCCACAGCCTGAAGCTGGCATTGGCCAGGGAGGTGCTGGAAGAAGAACAAATGGACCGGAATGTGTCCAATGACATTGACCGCGGCGATCTGCGGCAGTCTCTTCAGAATATACTGGCTAACAAGGTGGCTGAGCTGACGGAGACCGTGAACATGATGGACCCGGCCAATCTGGAACATATTCTGGACAGGCTGGAGCATGCCCGAATGGTGCAGCTGGCAGCCGTGGGCAATACCATTCCCGTGGCTCTGGACGGCGCCTTCAAATTCAACCAGCTGGGAATACCGGCTGTGGCAGGGGATATATGGGAAACCCAGACTGCCTATACCTTTAACCTGGGCCAGGAGGATGTGGTTATGGTCATATCCAATTCAGGAAGCTCCAAGCGTCTTCAGACCCTGGCAGAGGGGGCAAAGGAAAACGGATGCACGGTCATTCTCATTACCAATAATGGAAATTCGCCCTTGGCCAGGATATGTGATTACAAGATTGTCACTGCCACCAGGGAAAAGCTGCTGACAGAGGAGTTCTGGTTTTCCAGGGTGACGGCTACGGCAGTGATGGAAATACTTTACCTTCTGCTCCGGGCTGGTATGAAGGGGTCCATGGAGCATATACGGCGTCATGAAAAAGCCATATCGCCGGATAAGAAATAA
- the bcp gene encoding thioredoxin-dependent thiol peroxidase, translated as MLSAGIKAPDFTLKDKDGKEVKLSSFLGRKVVLYFYPKDNTPGCTREACAFAGAYIGFKQRNVEVIGVSRDSEKSHANFAAKHELPFILLSDPELTAIQAYDVWKEKKLYGKVSMGVVRSTYVIDENGVIEKVFEKAKPDTNAQEILDYLDGKAE; from the coding sequence ATGTTAAGTGCAGGGATAAAGGCACCGGATTTCACATTAAAAGATAAGGACGGAAAGGAAGTTAAACTGTCTTCTTTTCTTGGCCGCAAGGTGGTATTGTATTTCTATCCAAAGGATAACACGCCCGGATGCACCAGGGAGGCATGTGCCTTTGCAGGCGCGTACATTGGATTTAAACAGAGGAACGTGGAGGTCATAGGCGTCAGCAGGGACAGTGAGAAGTCCCATGCCAACTTCGCCGCCAAGCATGAACTTCCCTTCATCCTTCTGTCCGATCCAGAGCTTACTGCCATCCAGGCATACGATGTGTGGAAGGAGAAAAAGCTTTACGGCAAGGTTTCCATGGGAGTGGTGAGAAGTACCTATGTAATAGATGAGAATGGCGTCATCGAGAAGGTGTTTGAAAAAGCAAAGCCGGATACCAATGCCCAGGAGATACTGGATTATCTGGATGGTAAGGCGGAATAG
- the pfkB gene encoding 1-phosphofructokinase: MIYTVTFNPALDYVVKVEHFALGSVNRTIRENIFYGGKGINVSALLANLGYRSTALGFIAGFTGREIERGVRSLGFDSDFIQVEKGMSRINVKLKSDQESEINGMGPEITAGDVDQLFEKLSYLKKEDVLVLSGSIPAAIDSDIYQRIMERLDGRGIRMVVDAEKDLLLKVLKYRPFLIKPNNHELGQMFGLELETEEEIILHARKLKEQGAVNVLVSMAGNGAILVTEDGSVHRRQAARGTVKNSVGAGDSMVAGFIAGYLEKGDYAYALKLGTACGGATAFSDGIGTKDEIMRLLNTL; the protein is encoded by the coding sequence ATGATTTACACGGTAACATTTAATCCGGCACTGGACTATGTGGTTAAAGTAGAACATTTTGCATTGGGAAGTGTAAACCGGACCATCAGGGAAAACATCTTTTACGGAGGCAAGGGCATCAATGTTTCAGCGCTTTTGGCAAACCTGGGATACAGGAGTACGGCTCTGGGATTCATTGCCGGTTTTACGGGCCGGGAGATAGAGCGGGGAGTCAGGAGCCTGGGATTTGATTCAGATTTTATCCAGGTGGAGAAGGGCATGTCCCGTATTAATGTAAAGCTGAAGTCCGACCAGGAAAGTGAGATCAACGGCATGGGACCGGAGATTACAGCCGGCGATGTGGACCAGCTTTTTGAGAAGCTTTCCTATCTAAAAAAGGAGGATGTGCTGGTCCTTTCCGGAAGCATACCGGCTGCCATTGACAGTGACATCTACCAGAGAATCATGGAACGCCTGGACGGCAGGGGAATCCGCATGGTAGTGGATGCGGAGAAGGATTTGCTCCTGAAGGTTTTAAAGTACCGTCCGTTCCTCATTAAACCCAATAATCATGAGCTGGGACAGATGTTTGGGCTGGAGCTTGAGACAGAGGAGGAAATCATTCTCCATGCCAGGAAGCTTAAGGAACAGGGAGCGGTGAATGTGCTGGTATCCATGGCAGGAAACGGAGCCATACTGGTAACAGAGGACGGCAGTGTACACCGCCGGCAGGCTGCCAGGGGAACGGTAAAGAATTCTGTTGGGGCAGGGGATTCCATGGTGGCAGGATTCATAGCCGGATACCTGGAAAAAGGGGATTATGCATACGCTTTGAAGCTGGGAACAGCCTGCGGCGGCGCGACGGCATTTTCCGACGGAATTGGAACAAAAGATGAAATTATGAGACTCTTAAACACACTTTAA